The following are from one region of the Stigmatella ashevillena genome:
- a CDS encoding M16 family metallopeptidase, giving the protein MKALVAAAALALGFPVLAQEAKPLDSSRKELSIPHEKYTLKNGLEVILSVDRKLPVVAVNIWYHVGAFNEVPGRTGFAHLFEHMMFQGSKHVPDDVHISLLEQLGATDLNGTTSFDRTNYFETVPSNHLETALWLESDRMGFLLDTLTPEKLQTQQEVVKNERRLGTETEPYGIAQEKLWQALFPTPHPYHGAIIGSMADLEAATAEDVKAFFRQWYAPSNATLAIVGDFDVEKTKALVEKYFGSLRSAAKPEKPQVAPVKLAKEVVIRHDEQVATLPMLSMAWLSPAYFTQEDATADVLSTALTTGRASRLYKRLVLEKQLAQSVTASQQSLGAQSVFSIDVVARPGVSTDTLQKEVDALLDEVRKNGITPQEIARARTRYDTQFLSGLQSIGGFGGKADVLQNYNHFTGEPGYVEKDLARYQSVTPDSVKRYAQEYLRPEARVVLHAVPPPQAPAAPKENK; this is encoded by the coding sequence ATGAAAGCCCTCGTTGCCGCCGCCGCCCTCGCGCTCGGATTCCCAGTGCTCGCCCAGGAGGCGAAGCCGCTGGACTCCAGCCGCAAGGAGCTCTCCATCCCCCATGAGAAGTACACGCTCAAGAACGGCCTGGAGGTCATCCTCTCCGTGGACCGCAAGCTGCCCGTCGTGGCGGTGAACATCTGGTACCACGTGGGCGCCTTCAACGAAGTCCCCGGCCGCACCGGCTTCGCCCACCTCTTCGAGCACATGATGTTCCAGGGCTCCAAGCACGTGCCGGATGATGTCCACATCTCCCTGCTCGAGCAGCTGGGCGCCACGGACCTCAACGGCACCACCAGCTTCGACCGCACCAACTACTTCGAGACGGTGCCCAGCAACCACCTGGAGACGGCGCTCTGGCTGGAGAGCGACCGCATGGGCTTCCTGCTGGACACTCTCACTCCGGAGAAGCTCCAGACCCAGCAGGAGGTGGTGAAGAACGAGCGCCGCCTGGGCACCGAGACGGAGCCCTACGGCATCGCCCAGGAGAAGCTCTGGCAGGCCCTGTTCCCCACGCCCCACCCCTACCACGGCGCCATCATCGGCTCGATGGCGGACCTGGAGGCGGCCACCGCGGAGGACGTGAAGGCGTTCTTCCGCCAGTGGTACGCCCCCTCCAACGCCACGCTCGCCATCGTCGGGGACTTCGACGTGGAGAAGACCAAGGCCCTGGTGGAGAAGTACTTCGGCTCCCTGCGCAGCGCCGCCAAGCCCGAGAAGCCCCAGGTGGCCCCGGTGAAGCTCGCGAAGGAAGTGGTCATCCGCCATGACGAGCAGGTGGCCACGCTGCCCATGCTCTCCATGGCCTGGCTCAGCCCGGCCTACTTCACCCAGGAGGATGCCACCGCGGATGTGCTCTCCACGGCGCTCACCACCGGCAGGGCCAGCCGGCTCTACAAGCGGCTGGTGCTCGAGAAGCAGCTGGCCCAGAGCGTGACGGCCTCCCAGCAGAGCCTGGGCGCCCAGTCTGTCTTCTCCATCGATGTGGTGGCCCGGCCCGGCGTCTCCACCGACACGCTCCAGAAAGAGGTGGATGCCCTGCTGGACGAGGTCCGCAAGAACGGCATCACCCCGCAGGAGATCGCCCGGGCCCGCACCCGGTATGACACACAGTTCCTCAGTGGCCTGCAGTCGATTGGCGGCTTCGGCGGCAAGGCGGACGTGCTGCAGAACTACAACCACTTCACCGGCGAGCCGGGCTACGTGGAGAAGGACCTGGCGCGCTACCAGAGCGTCACCCCGGACTCGGTGAAGCGCTACGCCCAGGAGTACCTGCGCCCCGAGGCCCGCGTGGTGCTGCACGCCGTGCCTCCCCCGCAGGCCCCCGCCGCCCCGAAGGAGAACAAGTGA
- a CDS encoding M16 family metallopeptidase: MRRLFVSASLLALASCASTPVAAPPATPPAAEAPAPQDSESFRAKMPEPAKPPDLVLPTFEQAQLDNGLTVLVATRRQLPLVSVGIAFSAGSAQDPAGAAGTADIAYKMLLEGAGGKDTITLDNAFGDLGVSPSVGVTPDGAFLGVQVLTGNVQPALALLADVVRKPTFAPKDFERRKKQQLADIVRRLGSPGFLAQQAYLKAVFGEGHPYAHPTVGTPAEVSQLTLPTVQGFYRKHVGPKATALVVAGDLSKDQAVELAKKYFGDWKGTAVLPPAPPAPSVPPREQVRYVSKPGLEQTTVMVGRPGLAAGHPDEEALELATTVFGGFFGSRLNMNLREAKGYTYGAGASSDARLGVGPLTAQSAVRANVTGPAVTEFFRELADLRSRPITSQELESAREGLIRSFPGNFERVSGLGASAASLFYKRLPMDEFTRTVERLEKATPAEVQRVAEAYLDPAAMQLILVGDPDLIQTQVGPLHLGTLTKVDVAGAAGK; the protein is encoded by the coding sequence ATGCGCCGCCTCTTCGTCTCCGCCTCCCTCCTGGCGCTGGCCTCGTGCGCCTCCACGCCCGTGGCCGCGCCCCCGGCCACCCCTCCCGCCGCCGAGGCCCCCGCGCCGCAGGACTCCGAGTCCTTCCGCGCGAAGATGCCGGAGCCGGCCAAGCCCCCGGACCTGGTGCTGCCCACCTTCGAGCAGGCCCAGCTCGACAATGGCCTCACGGTGCTGGTGGCCACGCGCCGCCAGCTCCCGCTCGTCTCCGTGGGCATCGCCTTCTCCGCGGGCAGCGCGCAGGACCCTGCCGGTGCGGCCGGTACCGCCGACATCGCCTACAAGATGTTGCTGGAAGGGGCGGGGGGTAAGGACACCATCACCCTGGACAACGCCTTCGGGGACCTGGGCGTCTCCCCCTCGGTGGGCGTCACCCCGGATGGGGCCTTCCTGGGCGTGCAGGTGCTCACCGGCAACGTGCAGCCGGCGCTCGCGCTGCTGGCGGACGTGGTGCGCAAGCCCACCTTCGCGCCGAAGGACTTCGAGCGGCGCAAGAAGCAGCAGCTGGCGGACATCGTCCGGCGCCTGGGCTCGCCCGGCTTCCTCGCGCAGCAGGCCTACCTGAAGGCGGTGTTTGGCGAGGGCCACCCCTACGCGCACCCCACCGTCGGCACGCCCGCCGAGGTGTCGCAACTCACGCTGCCCACCGTGCAGGGCTTCTACCGCAAGCACGTGGGCCCCAAGGCCACGGCCCTGGTGGTAGCGGGAGACCTCTCCAAGGACCAGGCGGTGGAGCTGGCCAAGAAGTACTTCGGGGACTGGAAGGGCACGGCCGTGCTGCCCCCCGCGCCCCCCGCGCCCTCGGTGCCCCCGCGCGAGCAGGTGCGCTACGTGTCCAAGCCCGGCCTGGAGCAGACGACCGTGATGGTGGGCCGCCCGGGGCTCGCCGCGGGCCACCCGGATGAGGAGGCGCTGGAGCTGGCCACCACGGTGTTCGGCGGCTTCTTTGGCAGCCGGTTGAACATGAACCTGCGCGAGGCCAAGGGCTACACCTACGGGGCGGGCGCCAGCTCCGACGCGCGCCTGGGCGTGGGCCCCCTCACCGCCCAGTCCGCGGTGCGCGCGAACGTGACGGGCCCCGCGGTCACCGAGTTCTTCCGGGAGCTGGCGGACCTGCGCAGCCGTCCCATCACCTCGCAGGAGCTCGAGTCGGCCCGCGAGGGGCTCATCCGCTCCTTCCCGGGCAACTTCGAGCGGGTGTCCGGGCTGGGCGCCAGCGCCGCGTCGCTCTTCTACAAGCGCCTGCCCATGGACGAGTTCACCCGCACGGTGGAGCGGCTGGAGAAGGCCACCCCCGCCGAGGTGCAGCGCGTGGCCGAGGCCTACCTGGATCCGGCCGCCATGCAGCTCATCCTCGTGGGAGACCCGGACCTCATCCAGACCCAGGTCGGTCCGCTCCACCTGGGCACGCTCACGAAGGTCGACGTGGCGGGCGCGGCGGGGAAGTAA
- a CDS encoding alpha/beta fold hydrolase has protein sequence MSVRSLCLLLLAVLSATAASAQERPQEPLGIAMEGYAYPHPVQFLALTWEGQDVRMAYMDVKPSGKANGRTVLLLHGKNFFGGYWRATIQALTGAGYRVVVPDQVGFGKSSKPALPYSFHTLAAATKGLLDTLGVKEAVVLGHSMGGMLATRFARLFPEATTHLVLENPIGLEDYRLHVPWQSTEALYREQLQATEEGIRKYHRTYYVTWKPEYEEYVRVPARQLLSGEYPRLAWVAAATQQMIYEQPVVYEFPLVERPTLLVIGQEDRTVVGKAKVPPALLPKLGQYPELGKKAAAAFPKATLVPLPGVGHIPHFEAPEKFHKALLDFLGT, from the coding sequence ATGTCCGTCCGGAGCCTCTGCCTGCTGCTCCTCGCCGTGCTGAGTGCCACCGCCGCCTCCGCGCAGGAGCGGCCGCAAGAGCCGCTCGGCATCGCGATGGAGGGCTATGCCTACCCGCACCCGGTGCAGTTCCTGGCGCTGACGTGGGAGGGGCAGGACGTCCGCATGGCGTACATGGACGTGAAGCCTTCGGGGAAGGCCAACGGGCGCACGGTGCTGCTGCTGCACGGGAAGAACTTCTTTGGCGGTTACTGGCGCGCCACCATCCAGGCGCTCACGGGCGCGGGCTACCGCGTGGTGGTGCCGGATCAGGTGGGCTTCGGCAAGTCCTCCAAGCCCGCGCTCCCCTACAGCTTCCACACGCTGGCGGCGGCGACGAAGGGGTTGCTGGACACGCTGGGCGTGAAGGAGGCGGTGGTGCTGGGCCACTCCATGGGGGGCATGCTCGCCACGCGCTTCGCTCGGCTGTTCCCCGAGGCCACCACCCACCTGGTGCTGGAGAACCCCATTGGCTTGGAGGACTACCGGCTGCACGTGCCCTGGCAGTCCACCGAGGCGCTGTACCGCGAGCAGCTCCAGGCCACCGAGGAGGGCATCCGCAAGTATCACCGCACCTACTATGTGACGTGGAAGCCCGAGTACGAGGAGTACGTGCGCGTGCCCGCCCGGCAGTTGCTGAGCGGCGAGTACCCGCGGCTGGCGTGGGTGGCGGCGGCCACCCAGCAGATGATCTACGAGCAGCCCGTCGTGTACGAGTTCCCCCTCGTGGAGCGCCCCACGCTGCTCGTCATCGGTCAGGAGGATCGGACGGTGGTGGGCAAGGCGAAGGTGCCGCCTGCGCTGCTGCCAAAGCTGGGGCAGTACCCAGAGCTGGGGAAGAAGGCGGCGGCGGCTTTCCCCAAGGCCACCCTGGTGCCGCTGCCGGGCGTGGGCCACATCCCCCACTTCGAGGCCCCCGAGAAGTTCCACAAGGCCCTGCTCGACTTCCTAGGCACGTGA
- a CDS encoding patatin-like phospholipase family protein — MLPALALTLLVAAVPEPSEASAPRSEHPLAFVLSGGVSLGSYEAGLAWASVRFPQVASARGLVGGRRRVPRLTAVTGASAGSINALLSALIWCESPETTADASVDSNLLRDLWLPVGLERLLPEDPTVYSAGDAILSTLPLTEALAALERKLLAPDGSRRFQPGCRLPVGLTVTRATPETRLIAGLPTLTQKFVLPWVLEVTREGQPRLRRQPLTTGRDAGDNVLRLPELAGLPAEEAHFGWSQGWQALLASGAFPLAFAPRPLCDCAVECPSDQRVEANACQGPGQMLPPMSCAAQSSPGTPLTLCRRRYVDGGIFDNAPVGLAIDLTESTYTPALLQPTRYLFVDPDLRRLLPYREPLEHKTAEGSGLSAGVQLLGSLVSTGRNVDLARAVRAGRWNRTTQGLLRETAASLLPFIFIHLQLHALREGTAIASMEPPSAFPDITQHGRFGRLLAECFDEGAADVPAHWHACAQRFIALSQDVAPSRDDTPPLSSEKVVWLAERVTAQTSHTGGPGLWASTPKGVLPPPYIWEQEFIDRLICGTAALYFLADEVDALANSALSPERLLQTKAALLGVVQIGRTLASATNAAANTLLLRDLERLEADAALSPVATQARRAVAALEPGALFSPADLQPLLTALAPGALGPQATPEPDGVVRLRHLVHLHPHLQRVSAQAEALSREARELLEHRGGERALLLSSRFSPLASSHLFNFAGFLDRPLREFDYYAGVYDAAQSASLAMCSMPEVAPSPPMRQLGVPHVLDLREPGTQRCLGYALRHVVETLDLSSSPKARYVVGRLARLELAAALDDRQMAAKLEDEPSWAWLKDFAAATPEPTLVAVADALLSRMAPCAENSQEPLCVKDLTFEAFIAALREHGYVAQSPHMLQAMEDVNGWAMRTMRQVLDRSHAIERQETAQSPVIRNAVLLAHSAGQLWLRRAEDVTPTTTYPRFVWDLSTIPTSNANGRSSGLRAAAHLLPYRMSFDVAHGGISLAWMEPALHLSSRVSLMSTVEPLDIQSEHDRLSSTVGLRPALRLGDVTVSTGPRISFPWVNGNGVDVGGEVRVGGLQDRVGLSLGVRRMFARREEGPGWFVALSVSDINGLAYWLML, encoded by the coding sequence ATGCTGCCCGCCCTCGCCCTGACCCTCCTGGTGGCCGCGGTTCCCGAGCCCTCCGAGGCATCCGCCCCGCGTTCCGAGCACCCCCTGGCCTTCGTCCTCAGCGGCGGGGTGAGCCTCGGCAGCTATGAAGCGGGGCTCGCCTGGGCCTCCGTGCGGTTTCCCCAGGTGGCCAGTGCCCGGGGGCTCGTCGGGGGGAGGCGGCGGGTGCCCCGGCTCACCGCCGTCACCGGGGCCTCCGCGGGCAGCATCAACGCCCTGCTCTCGGCGCTCATCTGGTGTGAGTCTCCGGAGACCACCGCGGATGCCTCCGTCGACAGCAACCTGCTGAGGGATCTCTGGCTGCCCGTGGGGCTGGAACGGCTGTTGCCAGAGGACCCCACCGTCTACTCGGCCGGGGATGCCATTCTCTCCACCCTGCCGCTCACCGAGGCGCTCGCCGCGCTCGAGCGCAAGCTCCTGGCGCCGGACGGCTCGCGCCGCTTCCAGCCCGGGTGCCGCCTGCCGGTGGGGCTCACCGTGACGCGCGCCACGCCGGAGACACGGCTCATCGCCGGGCTGCCCACCCTGACGCAGAAGTTCGTGCTGCCGTGGGTCCTGGAGGTGACGCGCGAGGGGCAGCCCCGCCTGCGCCGACAGCCCCTCACGACGGGCCGGGACGCGGGGGACAATGTCCTCCGCCTGCCGGAGCTGGCCGGGCTGCCTGCCGAGGAGGCCCACTTCGGCTGGAGCCAGGGCTGGCAGGCCCTGCTCGCCTCGGGCGCCTTTCCGCTGGCGTTCGCCCCCCGCCCGCTCTGCGACTGCGCGGTGGAGTGTCCCAGTGACCAGCGCGTGGAGGCCAACGCCTGCCAGGGCCCCGGGCAGATGTTGCCGCCCATGAGCTGCGCGGCCCAGTCCTCCCCAGGCACCCCTTTGACGCTGTGCCGCCGGCGCTATGTGGACGGGGGCATCTTCGACAACGCCCCCGTGGGGCTGGCCATTGATTTGACGGAGTCCACGTACACGCCCGCGCTCTTGCAGCCCACGCGCTACCTCTTCGTGGATCCGGATCTGCGCCGCCTCCTGCCCTACCGGGAGCCCCTGGAGCACAAGACGGCGGAGGGCAGTGGCCTCTCGGCGGGGGTCCAGCTCCTGGGCAGCCTGGTCTCCACCGGCCGCAACGTGGACCTGGCCCGCGCGGTGCGCGCCGGCCGGTGGAACCGCACCACGCAGGGGTTGCTGCGGGAGACGGCCGCCTCGCTGCTGCCCTTCATCTTCATCCACCTCCAGCTCCATGCCCTCCGCGAAGGCACCGCCATCGCGTCGATGGAGCCGCCGAGCGCCTTTCCCGACATCACCCAGCATGGGCGGTTCGGCAGGCTCCTGGCCGAGTGTTTCGATGAGGGCGCCGCGGATGTGCCGGCGCACTGGCACGCCTGCGCCCAGCGCTTCATCGCCCTGTCCCAGGATGTGGCGCCTTCCCGGGATGACACGCCCCCGCTCTCCAGTGAGAAGGTGGTGTGGCTCGCCGAGCGCGTTACCGCTCAGACTTCCCACACCGGAGGCCCCGGGCTGTGGGCGTCCACCCCGAAGGGCGTGCTGCCCCCTCCTTATATCTGGGAGCAAGAGTTCATCGACCGGCTCATCTGCGGCACCGCGGCCCTGTACTTCCTAGCGGACGAGGTGGACGCCCTGGCCAACAGCGCGCTGTCTCCGGAGCGCCTGTTGCAGACGAAGGCGGCCCTGCTGGGCGTGGTGCAGATTGGCCGCACGCTCGCCAGCGCCACGAACGCCGCCGCCAACACCCTGCTGCTGCGTGACTTGGAGCGGCTCGAGGCGGACGCGGCGCTGTCGCCGGTGGCCACCCAGGCTCGGCGGGCGGTGGCGGCGCTGGAGCCCGGTGCGCTCTTCAGCCCCGCGGATCTCCAGCCCCTGCTCACCGCCCTGGCCCCGGGGGCTCTCGGGCCGCAGGCCACGCCCGAGCCGGACGGCGTGGTCCGCTTGCGGCACCTGGTGCACCTCCACCCCCACCTCCAGCGCGTCAGCGCCCAGGCGGAGGCGCTTTCCCGCGAGGCTCGGGAGTTGCTGGAGCACCGCGGGGGCGAGCGGGCCCTGCTGCTGTCCAGCCGCTTCTCGCCCCTGGCCAGCTCGCACCTCTTCAACTTCGCGGGCTTCCTGGACAGGCCCCTGCGCGAGTTCGACTACTACGCCGGTGTCTATGACGCGGCCCAGTCCGCCAGCCTGGCGATGTGTTCCATGCCGGAGGTGGCGCCCAGCCCGCCCATGCGCCAGCTCGGCGTTCCCCATGTCCTGGATCTGCGCGAGCCGGGCACGCAGCGCTGCCTGGGGTACGCGCTGCGGCACGTCGTCGAGACCCTGGACCTGTCCTCCTCGCCCAAGGCCCGGTACGTGGTGGGGCGGCTGGCGCGCTTGGAGCTGGCCGCGGCGCTCGACGACCGGCAGATGGCCGCGAAGCTCGAGGACGAGCCCTCGTGGGCGTGGCTGAAGGACTTCGCCGCCGCCACCCCGGAGCCGACGCTGGTGGCCGTGGCGGATGCCCTGCTCTCGCGCATGGCGCCGTGCGCGGAGAACTCCCAGGAGCCGCTGTGCGTGAAGGATCTGACCTTCGAGGCCTTCATCGCCGCGCTGCGCGAGCACGGCTATGTGGCGCAGAGCCCCCACATGTTGCAGGCGATGGAGGATGTGAACGGCTGGGCCATGCGCACGATGCGCCAGGTGCTGGACCGCTCGCACGCCATCGAGCGCCAGGAGACGGCGCAGAGCCCCGTCATCCGCAACGCCGTGCTGCTGGCCCACTCCGCGGGGCAGCTTTGGTTGCGGCGCGCCGAGGACGTCACCCCCACCACCACCTATCCTCGCTTCGTGTGGGATCTCTCCACCATTCCCACCTCGAACGCGAATGGCCGCAGCAGCGGGCTGCGCGCCGCGGCGCACCTGTTGCCCTATCGGATGTCCTTCGACGTGGCGCACGGAGGCATCTCCCTGGCGTGGATGGAGCCGGCGCTGCACCTGTCCTCCCGGGTGTCGCTCATGTCCACCGTGGAGCCCCTGGACATTCAGTCCGAGCACGACCGGCTGTCATCGACCGTGGGCCTGCGCCCCGCGCTGCGCCTGGGGGATGTCACCGTGAGCACCGGCCCCCGCATCTCCTTTCCCTGGGTGAATGGAAACGGCGTGGACGTGGGCGGTGAGGTGAGGGTGGGCGGGTTGCAAGACCGCGTCGGCCTGTCCCTGGGGGTCCGCCGGATGTTCGCTCGCCGGGAGGAGGGGCCCGGTTGGTTCGTGGCGCTCTCCGTGAGCGATATCAACGGCCTGGCCTATTGGCTGATGCTATAG
- a CDS encoding MFS transporter has product MPTLQLPRLSSFRAFEHPGYFSVWAGSLVSNIGTWMETVALGVYVTEVTGKAEWTGGVVALAYLPGLLLSPLGGALADRFDRRAFVAIGTAVQGLLAVLLTVLAFTEQLSVPTVAVISFFNGCINMMMGPAFNALLAELVPPEDLHSAMSLSSAQYNLGRVIGPILAATVLGAGGIAWALLVNALSFLAVPLALSRVRPPPRSYAPSTTGLWVDIARGAQAARKDPGIRLMLVSTFGVGLLVAPFIGLVPVFAIRVFGQGAGATSLLITCQGAGAVLAAVAVGALVDAFGRKRVLEGVLLAMGPVATLYWLSPTLPLASVSIFLLGASYLMALTGIHTVCQTRAPDALRARVSSLYGMVLNGAYALGLWLLGALSDRLTVRSVTASASLLFLALMVSLRLLRPRAFDATEA; this is encoded by the coding sequence GTGCCCACGCTCCAACTGCCACGCCTCTCCTCGTTTCGCGCCTTCGAACACCCGGGCTACTTCTCCGTCTGGGCCGGTTCCCTCGTGTCCAACATCGGCACGTGGATGGAGACGGTGGCCCTGGGTGTGTATGTCACCGAGGTGACGGGCAAGGCCGAGTGGACCGGTGGCGTCGTCGCGCTCGCGTACCTGCCCGGCCTGCTGCTCTCGCCCCTGGGAGGAGCGCTCGCGGACCGCTTCGACCGGCGCGCCTTCGTGGCCATTGGCACGGCCGTGCAAGGTCTGCTCGCCGTCCTGCTCACCGTGTTGGCCTTCACCGAGCAGCTCAGCGTCCCCACCGTGGCCGTCATCTCGTTCTTCAACGGCTGCATCAACATGATGATGGGCCCGGCCTTCAACGCGCTGCTCGCCGAGCTCGTCCCGCCGGAGGATCTGCACAGCGCGATGAGTCTCAGCTCCGCCCAGTACAACCTCGGGCGTGTCATCGGGCCCATCCTGGCCGCCACCGTGCTGGGCGCGGGCGGCATCGCCTGGGCGCTGCTCGTCAATGCCCTCTCCTTCCTGGCCGTGCCCCTGGCCCTGTCCCGCGTCCGCCCGCCCCCTCGCTCGTATGCGCCGTCCACCACGGGCCTGTGGGTGGACATCGCCCGGGGCGCTCAGGCGGCTCGCAAGGATCCGGGCATCCGCCTGATGCTGGTGAGCACGTTCGGCGTCGGCCTGCTGGTGGCGCCCTTCATCGGTCTGGTGCCCGTGTTCGCCATCCGCGTCTTTGGCCAGGGCGCCGGCGCGACGTCGCTGCTCATCACCTGTCAGGGCGCCGGCGCGGTGCTGGCCGCCGTGGCCGTGGGCGCCCTGGTGGATGCCTTTGGCCGCAAGCGCGTGCTCGAGGGCGTGCTCCTGGCCATGGGCCCCGTGGCCACCCTGTACTGGCTGTCTCCCACCCTGCCGCTCGCCTCGGTGAGCATCTTCCTGCTCGGGGCCAGCTACCTCATGGCCCTCACCGGCATTCACACCGTCTGTCAGACGCGCGCCCCCGATGCCTTGCGCGCCCGCGTCAGCAGCCTCTACGGCATGGTGCTCAATGGGGCGTATGCGCTGGGGTTGTGGCTCCTGGGCGCCCTGTCGGACCGGTTGACCGTGCGCTCGGTGACGGCCTCGGCCAGCCTCCTGTTCCTGGCGCTGATGGTCTCCCTGCGGCTCCTGCGCCCGCGCGCCTTTGACGCCACCGAGGCGTGA
- a CDS encoding IS4 family transposase codes for MTSSAITQQQVHTFLSSLFEEDLHAKRVLSLSLATLGVIHAASLSVYAIGQALAMARGTQGKHGIKQVDRLLSNTGIPVWDLFSLWVPYVLGQRSEALVALDWTDFEADDQTTLVASLVTQHGRPTPLVWLSVHKSTLKGLRNEVEDAVVLRLREVIPAEVKVTFVADRGFADQKLYALLGQVGFEYVVRFRQCITVTSDKGERRTAADWVPKAGHLRKLPQALVTADCTQVGAVVCVKKKGMKEPWCLATSLHLASAAEVVALYSRRFTIEESFRDIKDLKFGMGLSEVRIAEPERRDRLLLLSALACALLTLLGAAGESLGMERQLKANTDKRRTYSLFRQGCMYYQAIPNMPEHRLRPLIERFIQLLSQQPLFSHAFGVI; via the coding sequence GTGACATCCTCCGCCATCACCCAGCAACAGGTGCATACCTTTCTCTCCAGCCTCTTCGAAGAGGATCTGCACGCCAAGCGAGTGCTGTCGCTGTCGCTGGCCACCTTGGGCGTCATCCACGCCGCGAGCCTGTCGGTGTACGCCATCGGCCAAGCGCTGGCGATGGCTCGAGGCACTCAGGGCAAGCACGGGATAAAACAAGTGGACCGACTGCTATCCAACACGGGGATACCTGTATGGGACCTGTTCTCGCTCTGGGTGCCGTACGTGCTGGGGCAGCGCAGCGAAGCCTTGGTGGCGCTGGACTGGACGGACTTCGAGGCCGATGATCAGACGACGCTGGTGGCCTCGCTGGTTACTCAGCATGGACGGCCCACGCCCTTGGTGTGGCTGAGCGTGCACAAATCCACCCTCAAGGGCCTGCGCAACGAGGTGGAAGACGCAGTGGTGCTGAGGCTGCGCGAAGTCATCCCCGCCGAGGTGAAGGTGACGTTCGTGGCGGACCGGGGCTTTGCCGACCAGAAGCTCTACGCCCTGCTGGGACAGGTGGGCTTCGAGTACGTGGTGCGTTTCCGCCAGTGCATTACCGTCACCAGTGACAAGGGCGAGCGGCGCACCGCGGCAGACTGGGTGCCCAAGGCAGGCCACCTGCGCAAACTGCCACAGGCCCTTGTCACCGCAGACTGCACACAGGTGGGCGCGGTGGTGTGCGTGAAGAAGAAAGGCATGAAGGAGCCGTGGTGTCTGGCCACCAGTCTACACCTGGCTTCAGCGGCCGAAGTGGTGGCGCTCTACAGCCGCAGATTCACCATCGAGGAGAGCTTCCGGGACATCAAGGACCTGAAGTTCGGCATGGGGCTGTCTGAAGTGCGCATCGCTGAACCGGAGAGGCGCGACCGACTGCTGCTGCTCAGTGCCTTGGCGTGTGCACTGCTGACGCTGCTGGGCGCCGCAGGTGAGAGTCTGGGCATGGAGCGCCAGCTCAAGGCCAACACCGACAAGCGCCGCACCTACTCGCTGTTCCGCCAGGGCTGCATGTACTACCAAGCCATTCCCAACATGCCTGAGCACCGCTTGCGCCCTCTCATCGAGCGATTCATTCAACTTCTCAGCCAGCAGCCCCTTTTCAGCCACGCCTTCGGGGTCATTTGA
- a CDS encoding serine/threonine-protein kinase encodes MHGTSQALELSCLLPGTDIGPWRVQELRGQGAYGAVYRAERMGEQSSGSFALKLARHPMDPRFEREAELLSRLSHPNVPRLRDQGLWAHPSGPIPFLVMDWVEGSSLYTWGSARTLSSRLVLRVLSQAARALEATHAADGLHRDVKGHNLLIRSADNHVVLIDFGAGTFRGAPPLTDEVLPPGTHPYRSPEAVQFQWRFWRERGLHYSPGPADDVYALGVTAYRLVTGVYPPAQVTRAPAPGQAPFPIPRQIPPEELVTLCPHLAKLIRQMLAKKPSSRGSAAQLARALEQAAQSAGPQADLPITRRPRPASIPRAHPSSLPVSSHRQALGLAAAAGPWARGTPACPGA; translated from the coding sequence ATGCACGGAACCTCCCAGGCTCTGGAACTGTCCTGCCTTCTTCCCGGCACGGACATTGGCCCCTGGCGCGTTCAGGAACTCAGGGGGCAGGGCGCCTATGGGGCCGTCTACCGTGCCGAACGGATGGGGGAGCAAAGCAGCGGCTCCTTTGCACTGAAGCTGGCACGCCACCCGATGGATCCTCGCTTCGAGCGCGAGGCGGAACTGCTCTCACGCCTGTCCCATCCGAACGTGCCACGCTTGCGAGACCAGGGGCTGTGGGCACATCCCTCCGGGCCCATTCCCTTCCTCGTCATGGACTGGGTCGAAGGCTCCTCCCTCTACACCTGGGGCTCGGCTCGCACTCTCTCCTCCAGGCTCGTGCTACGGGTGCTCTCACAGGCTGCACGCGCCCTGGAGGCCACCCACGCAGCGGACGGCCTTCACCGGGACGTCAAGGGCCACAACCTCCTCATCCGTTCTGCAGACAACCATGTAGTGCTCATCGATTTCGGTGCCGGCACCTTTCGCGGCGCTCCCCCGCTCACCGACGAAGTGCTCCCTCCGGGCACTCACCCGTACCGCAGTCCCGAGGCCGTGCAGTTCCAATGGCGCTTCTGGCGTGAGCGCGGTCTCCACTATTCGCCTGGACCTGCCGATGACGTGTATGCGCTGGGCGTCACAGCCTACCGTCTCGTCACGGGCGTCTATCCCCCCGCTCAGGTGACACGGGCGCCCGCTCCAGGCCAAGCGCCTTTCCCAATTCCTAGACAGATTCCCCCCGAGGAGCTGGTGACGCTCTGCCCTCATCTGGCCAAGCTCATCCGGCAGATGCTCGCGAAGAAGCCCTCCTCCCGGGGCAGTGCGGCGCAGCTCGCCCGGGCACTCGAACAGGCGGCGCAGTCTGCAGGGCCTCAGGCCGATCTGCCCATCACCCGCCGCCCCAGGCCTGCTTCCATCCCACGGGCTCACCCTTCTTCACTCCCGGTCTCCTCGCACCGCCAAGCCCTGGGTCTGGCCGCAGCAGCCGGGCCATGGGCGCGCGGAACTCCTGCCTGCCCTGGCGCGTGA